TGGGATTGGAAATTGAGGGTTAAAATATTCTGACTTCCAGTGAAACAAAATGTCTAAAAAGTGAAATTTCCTGTGAGGTGGAAATCTGCTTCTTGGTCATTTGGGAGATTCAAGCCCATCAGCTGGCTTTGAGACATTCATGTAGTCCATGTAGTCCCACCTGTCTATACTTATTTCTGTCTTATGGGAATTCCTTTCACTGTCATTAATTCCAACTTTTTTGCTCTTCCTACAGGTCACCACCTAGGAATGGAAAACCAAACCACTGTGACTGAGTTCATTCTCTTGGGACTTTCCAGTGACCCACAACTCCAAATGTTCCTGTTCTTTGTGTTTTTGGTAATATACACAATCACCCTAGTGGGGAATGCAGTCATCCTGCTGGTGATACGAGCTGATTCTCACCTTCatacccccatgtatttcttcctgtcTCATTTGTCCTTTGCTGATATCTGCTACTCTTCAGCAATTGTCCCAAAGCTGCTCATGAATTTACTAGCAGCACATAAAACGATTTCTGTCAATGCTTGCTTCACCCAATTGTTCTTCACCATTCTCTCAGGTACTTGTGAATTATTCATACTCTCAGTAATGGCTTACGACCGTTATGCTGCTATATGTAACCCCCTGCATTATGTGGGGATTATGAACAAAAGAGTATGCAGGCAGCTAGtggctttttcctggaccatGAGTCTTATGGACTCACTGGTAAATACAATCCCTGCGTTAAAGTTACACTTCTGTGGGCCCAATGAAATTGGGCATTTTAGCTGTGAGCTTCCCCCATTACTAGCACTTTCCTGCTCTCAGACATTCAACAACACAATagctcttctttcttctgctgtGGTTGTTGGTTTTGGCAATTTCCTCCTCGTGTTGGTTTCCTACATCCAAATCATCTCCACCATCTTAAGGATACACTCTGCAGAGAGTAGAcataaagccttctccacctgtagCTCCCACCTCACTGTGGTGGTTTTATTGTATGCAACAGGGCTTTTTCAGTACTTGAAACCCAGTTCAATTTCTTCAGTGATCCTGGATCAAGTTTTCTCCATCCAGTACAGCATTGTAACCCCCATGTTAAATCCCATCATCTATAGTCTGAAGAATAAAGAAGTGAAAACAGCCTTGGGGagaattttcaaaaaaaatccAGTTCTCAACTGATGTAAATGAAATACAACTGTAAATagaatttctaaatattttttatttaaataaatactcCTGAAAATACAGAAGTCTGGTAAACAAGCTATTAGGATGCTCTGAGTACATGTACCTGGATGATTCTAGGACACAAGCAgcaatgattttttatttttaaaataccctGGGTTGTATCTGCCACTGAATGTAGAAATTACCACATGAAACGAACCACCCTTAGTGTTTTAACTAGACTTTAAAAGATGTTTAGTTCAAGTCAAGGCATCTCAGTTAAGCCTGAATTTATCTTTAATTTTAGCTTATTTTGATGGCAGTTGAATTAATAATTAATTCAATATA
This sequence is a window from Alligator mississippiensis isolate rAllMis1 chromosome 15, rAllMis1, whole genome shotgun sequence. Protein-coding genes within it:
- the LOC132245889 gene encoding olfactory receptor 1052-like; amino-acid sequence: MILGFLPDLCPIARPPKERHHLGMENQTTVTEFILLGLSSDPQLQMFLFFVFLVIYTITLVGNAVILLVIRADSHLHTPMYFFLSHLSFADICYSSAIVPKLLMNLLAAHKTISVNACFTQLFFTILSGTCELFILSVMAYDRYAAICNPLHYVGIMNKRVCRQLVAFSWTMSLMDSLVNTIPALKLHFCGPNEIGHFSCELPPLLALSCSQTFNNTIALLSSAVVVGFGNFLLVLVSYIQIISTILRIHSAESRHKAFSTCSSHLTVVVLLYATGLFQYLKPSSISSVILDQVFSIQYSIVTPMLNPIIYSLKNKEVKTALGRIFKKNPVLN